One Halococcus hamelinensis 100A6 genomic window, CCTGCCGCTGGTCGGCGCGCTGATGTTCATCTTCATCCTGATAACGGTGTTCGCGAACATCCTTCAGGACCTGCTGTACACCCTCATCGACCCACGCGTCGGTTACGAAAACGAGTAATCCATGAGTGATACACCCCTCGACGAAGAGAAACCGCTTCGCGAACGCATCGCCGCGAACCCGCGGCCCGCTCTCAAGTGGCTCCTCGGCGCGGTCGTCCTGCTCGCGCTCGAACTCGGTGCGGTCGTCGGCGTCGTCATCAAACTCCTCCTGACCGTGGCCCGCCTCGGCCCGCTCGCACCGAACCCCGTCGCTGCCGCGCTCGCGAGCGCGGGCGAGGCCGCCGCCGGCATCCCCACACTGCTCTCGCGCAGTCTGATCCCGAACGACGGCTTCCAGCCCGGTGGGACGGGCGCGTGGACCGGGACCTTCCTGGGGCTCGAACCCAAGTACGCGTGGCTGATCCGGGTCGTCCTGATCTACGTCTACGCGTTCGTCTGGCTCGGCTGGTTCTGGGTCGGCTACCGCTGGTTCCGCGAGCACTACCGCTACGCCGACTGGACGCCCCGCGACGACGTCGTCGACCGACTTCGGGGCCACCGATGGGGACAGTTCGGGTTCGTGCTCGTGTTGACGTTCTTCATCATGGCGCTGTTCGCGCCGGCGCTCGGCCCGACGACGGTCGACGCCAACATCCAGAACCCGTACACCCACTACACCGAATACTACGACGACGAAACGGAGACGCTCCAGAACGTCACCGTCGGCACCGCGAACCTCGGGTCGACGTCCCAGGGTGCCGGCGGCCAGAACGTCGGCCCCTGGACCTACGACGACTACAAACGGTTCCATCCGTTCGGCACGATAACCAACGGAAAGGACCTCTTCACCTACATGGCGGCCGGGGCCCGGGTATCGCTGATGATCGGACTGGTCTCGCTCATCGTCGGTGCGGGCATCGCCAGCATCCTCTCCATGCTGACGGCGTACTACAAGGGGCTCGCCGACCTCGCGACCGTGGTCGCCAGCGACTCGATTCAGGCACTCCCGGTGTTGCTGGTTGCGATCCTCGCCTCCGCAGTCTTCTCCGGTACCTGGCTCGCCAACCTCTACAACGGGGCGGTGATGCTCATGGTGATATTCTCGCTCACGTACTGGCCGTTCTTCTGGCGGGCGCTCCGCGGACCCGCCCTCCAGGTCTCCGAGGAGGAGTGGATCGATGCCGCAAAGAGCTTCGGGCAGCGGCCCCGAACCATCATGCGAAAGCACATGCTGCCGTACGTCACCGGCTATCTCCTGATCTACGCCTCGCTGACCCTCGGCGGGATCATCATCTCGGTCGCGGGGCTGTCGTATCTCAGCCTCGGGATCACGCCGCCGACCCCGGAGTGGGGAACCGTGATCGCCTCGGGACAGCCCTACGTCGCCACCGCGTCGTGGCACATCTCGCTGATCCCCGGGATCATGATCACGCTGATCGTCGTCGGGTTCAACGCGTTCGGCGACGGCATCCGCGACGCGCTCGACCCCGAGAGCGAGGGCGGCGGCTCCGACGGTGGCGAGGCCGCCATCGCCGGAGGTGGTGGCGCGTGAGCACCGATACCGACGCGACGGGCGACGCCCTCCGATTCGACCGCCGCGACGAGGAACCGATCCTCTCGGTCGACGGCCTGCGAACCGCCTTCTTCACGGACAAGGAGACGATTCGAGCCGTCGACGGCGTGAGCTTCGACGTCCACGACGGCGAGACCGTCGGGATCGTCGGCGAGTCCGGTTCGGGCAAGTCGGTGACCGCGCGGTCGATCATGGGGCTCACCCGGTCGCCGGGGCGGGTGCTCGACGGCTCCATCCGGTTTCGCGACCCCGCCACCGTGGCGCGGCTCGCGAACTCGTTCGGCGGGTCGACGGTCGACGTCTCGGGGCTCTCCGACGACGAACGCGCCGACGCGACCGACGAGAACGACTTCGTCTTCGTCGAGGAGTGGGACGGCGACGAGCCCGCGGCGGGCTACGTCGAGGTCACCCGCGCGTCGCCGGCCGCGCTGCGGAAGCTCCGTGGGAAGGGGATCGCGATGATCTTCCAGGACCCGCTGAGCTCGCTCAACCCCGTCTACACCGTCGGGAATCAGATCAAGGAGGCGCTCCGGCTCCACCAGGGGCTCCGCGGTCAGGCGGCGACCGAGGAGGCGGTCAACCTCCTCG contains:
- a CDS encoding ABC transporter permease, producing the protein MSDTPLDEEKPLRERIAANPRPALKWLLGAVVLLALELGAVVGVVIKLLLTVARLGPLAPNPVAAALASAGEAAAGIPTLLSRSLIPNDGFQPGGTGAWTGTFLGLEPKYAWLIRVVLIYVYAFVWLGWFWVGYRWFREHYRYADWTPRDDVVDRLRGHRWGQFGFVLVLTFFIMALFAPALGPTTVDANIQNPYTHYTEYYDDETETLQNVTVGTANLGSTSQGAGGQNVGPWTYDDYKRFHPFGTITNGKDLFTYMAAGARVSLMIGLVSLIVGAGIASILSMLTAYYKGLADLATVVASDSIQALPVLLVAILASAVFSGTWLANLYNGAVMLMVIFSLTYWPFFWRALRGPALQVSEEEWIDAAKSFGQRPRTIMRKHMLPYVTGYLLIYASLTLGGIIISVAGLSYLSLGITPPTPEWGTVIASGQPYVATASWHISLIPGIMITLIVVGFNAFGDGIRDALDPESEGGGSDGGEAAIAGGGGA